A region of Streptomyces sp. NBC_01788 DNA encodes the following proteins:
- a CDS encoding BMP family ABC transporter substrate-binding protein: MKIRRGWRSRKKNTASPGRASVVRTVTAAAGALRGRRAWAAGGAAVAVLGLTGAWLFVGGEGGARAVAPDPRARQYQDVDACLLTGETGIGQGTAASVWEGMQKASLETSARVTYVPVMGEQSAANAQPFLNGLIQRQCDVVVAVGASQVQVTKAAAGKHTAVRFVVVDEAPGAKADRAGNLTVAKPGAELDETVVETIRQAVRASGG; the protein is encoded by the coding sequence ATGAAGATCCGGCGTGGCTGGCGGAGCCGTAAGAAGAACACCGCCTCTCCGGGCAGGGCGTCGGTCGTCCGTACGGTGACGGCGGCGGCTGGTGCGCTGAGGGGCCGCAGGGCCTGGGCGGCCGGCGGCGCCGCGGTTGCGGTGCTCGGACTGACCGGCGCGTGGTTGTTCGTCGGCGGTGAGGGCGGTGCGCGGGCCGTGGCTCCTGATCCGCGGGCGCGTCAGTACCAGGATGTCGACGCGTGCCTGCTGACGGGAGAGACGGGCATCGGGCAGGGCACGGCCGCCTCGGTGTGGGAGGGGATGCAGAAGGCCTCCCTGGAGACCAGTGCCCGGGTCACCTATGTGCCGGTCATGGGGGAGCAGTCGGCAGCCAACGCCCAGCCGTTCCTCAATGGGTTGATCCAGCGTCAGTGCGACGTGGTCGTCGCGGTCGGCGCGTCGCAGGTGCAGGTCACCAAGGCCGCCGCCGGGAAGCACACGGCGGTGCGCTTCGTCGTTGTCGACGAAGCGCCGGGGGCGAAGGCGGACAGGGCCGGGAACCTCACCGTCGCGAAGCCTGGCGCGGAGCTCGACGAGACGGTGGTGGAAACGATCAGGCAGGCCGTACGCGCGTCCGGGGGATGA
- a CDS encoding HNH endonuclease family protein, which produces MTRLRGGAVAAAVVALLATGCTEQMDGGASGPEPAKTGGEALAAAESLTVKGRSPKTGYVREKFGTAWADTDSNGCPTRDDILKRDLKQVRFTDGKCKVSYGVLERDPYSDKEIVYRRGRSLVDIDHVVALSDAWQKGAAYWDASKRIALANDPLNLIAVDASANRSKGDGDAATWLPPAKGYRCTYVAAQVAVKKKYQLWVTGAEKAAMKKVLATCPGQKLPSGGNPTKAPERFHAR; this is translated from the coding sequence GTGACGCGTCTGAGGGGCGGGGCGGTTGCGGCTGCCGTCGTGGCACTGTTGGCGACCGGATGCACGGAGCAGATGGACGGGGGTGCGAGCGGACCCGAGCCGGCGAAGACCGGCGGTGAGGCGCTCGCCGCCGCCGAGTCACTGACCGTCAAGGGGCGTTCCCCCAAGACCGGTTACGTCCGGGAGAAGTTCGGCACCGCCTGGGCGGACACCGACTCCAACGGCTGCCCCACCCGCGACGACATCCTCAAACGGGACCTGAAGCAGGTGCGGTTCACCGACGGCAAGTGCAAGGTGTCGTACGGCGTGCTGGAGCGGGACCCGTACTCCGACAAGGAGATCGTCTACCGGCGTGGGCGCAGCCTGGTCGACATAGACCATGTCGTCGCCCTCTCGGACGCCTGGCAGAAGGGCGCCGCCTACTGGGACGCGAGCAAGCGCATAGCGCTGGCCAACGACCCGCTCAACCTGATAGCCGTGGACGCGAGCGCCAACCGCTCCAAGGGCGACGGCGACGCGGCGACGTGGCTGCCGCCCGCCAAGGGCTACCGGTGCACGTACGTCGCCGCGCAGGTCGCCGTGAAGAAGAAGTACCAACTGTGGGTCACCGGGGCCGAGAAGGCCGCGATGAAGAAGGTCCTGGCCACCTGCCCCGGCCAGAAGCTCCCCTCGGGCGGCAACCCGACGAAGGCACCGGAGCGCTTCCACGCCCGCTGA
- the mfd gene encoding transcription-repair coupling factor, with protein MSLHGLLDAVLKDPALAEAITAAADGNRMHLDLVGPPAARPFAVAALARESARPVLAVTATGREAEDLVAALRSLLPAEGVVEYPSWETLPHERLSPRSDTVGRRLAVLRRLAHPSPDDPETGPLSVVVAPVRSVLQPQVKGLGDLVPVALRAGRTADLNSVVDALAAAAYSRVELVEKRGEFAVRGGILDVFPPTEEHPLRVEFWGDDVEEIRYFKVADQRSLEVAEHGLWAPPCRELLLTEDVRARARALAERHPELGELLGRIAEGIAVEGMESLAPVLVDDMELLLDVLPKGAMTVVCDPERVRRRAADLVATSQEFLQASWAASAGGGEAPIDLGAASLWSIADVRDRARELDMMWWSVSPFAADETAYEGDGDALKLGMHAPETYRGDIAKALADTKGWLADGWRAVYVTEGHGPASRTAEVLGGEGVAARLDVDLGGLSPSVVHVACGGIDHGFVDAALKLAVLTETDLTGQKTAGRDGARMPVRRRKTIDPLTLETGDYIVHEQHGVGRYIEMVQRTVQGATREYLVVEYAPAKRGQPGDRLYIPTDQLEQITKYVGGEAPTLHRLGGADWTKTKARAKKAVKEIAADLIRLYSARMAAPGHAFGSDTPWQRELEDAFPYAETPDQLTTIAEVKEDMEKSVPMDRLICGDVGYGKTEIAVRAAFKAVQDGKQVAVLVPTTLLVQQHFGTFSERYAQFPVNVRALSRFQTDTEAKTVLEGLGDGAVDIVIGTHRLFSSQTKFKDLGLVIVDEEQRFGVEHKEQLKKLRANVDVLTMSATPIPRTLEMAVTGIREMSTITTPPEERHPVLTFVGPYEEKQIGAAIRRELLREGQVFYIHNRVESIDRATARLREIVPEARIATAHGQMSEAALEQVVVDFWEKKFDVLVSTTIVESGIDISNANTLIVERGDNFGLSQLHQLRGRVGRGRERGYAYFLYPPEKPLTETAHERLATIAQHTEMGAGMYVAMKDLEIRGAGNLLGGEQSGHIAGVGFDLYVRMVGEAVADYRRQLETGEIQEEPPLEVKIELPVDAHVPHDYAPGERLRLQAYRSIASADSEEDIKAVREELTDRYGKLPEPVENLLLVAGLRMLARACGVGEIVLQGNNIRFAPVELRESQELRVKRLYPGSVIKPAVHQVLVPRPKTAKIGGKPLVGRELLGWVGEFLASILGS; from the coding sequence ATGAGCCTGCACGGTCTGCTCGACGCCGTCCTCAAGGACCCCGCCCTCGCGGAAGCGATCACCGCGGCGGCGGACGGCAACCGCATGCACCTGGACCTCGTCGGTCCCCCCGCCGCCCGGCCCTTCGCCGTCGCCGCGCTGGCCCGTGAGTCCGCCCGTCCCGTGCTCGCGGTGACGGCGACCGGCCGCGAGGCCGAGGACCTGGTCGCGGCCCTGCGCTCGCTGCTGCCGGCCGAGGGCGTCGTGGAGTACCCGTCCTGGGAGACGCTGCCGCACGAGCGGCTCAGCCCGCGCAGCGACACCGTCGGCCGCCGCCTGGCCGTGCTGCGCCGCCTGGCCCACCCGAGCCCCGACGATCCGGAGACCGGACCGCTCTCCGTCGTCGTCGCCCCCGTGCGCTCGGTGCTCCAGCCGCAGGTCAAGGGGCTGGGCGATCTGGTGCCGGTGGCGCTGCGGGCGGGGCGGACCGCCGACCTGAACAGCGTGGTGGACGCCCTCGCCGCCGCCGCGTACTCCCGCGTGGAGCTGGTGGAGAAGCGTGGCGAGTTCGCCGTGCGCGGCGGCATCCTCGACGTCTTCCCGCCCACCGAGGAACACCCCCTGCGCGTCGAGTTCTGGGGCGACGACGTCGAGGAGATCCGGTACTTCAAGGTCGCCGACCAGCGTTCCCTGGAGGTCGCCGAGCACGGACTGTGGGCCCCGCCCTGCCGTGAACTGCTGCTCACCGAGGACGTACGCGCGCGTGCGCGCGCCCTCGCCGAGCGGCATCCGGAACTCGGCGAGCTGCTGGGCAGGATCGCCGAGGGCATCGCGGTGGAGGGCATGGAGTCCCTGGCGCCGGTCCTGGTCGACGACATGGAGCTGCTGCTCGACGTGCTGCCCAAGGGCGCCATGACCGTGGTCTGCGACCCCGAGCGGGTGCGCAGGCGCGCGGCGGACCTGGTGGCGACCTCCCAGGAGTTCCTCCAGGCGTCCTGGGCGGCCTCGGCCGGCGGGGGCGAGGCGCCCATCGACCTCGGCGCGGCCTCACTGTGGTCCATCGCGGACGTCCGGGACCGGGCGCGCGAGCTGGACATGATGTGGTGGTCGGTGTCGCCGTTCGCCGCGGACGAGACGGCGTACGAGGGGGACGGGGACGCGCTCAAGCTGGGCATGCACGCGCCCGAGACCTACCGCGGCGACATCGCCAAGGCGCTCGCCGACACCAAGGGCTGGCTCGCGGACGGCTGGCGCGCGGTGTACGTCACCGAGGGCCACGGTCCGGCCTCGCGCACCGCCGAGGTGCTGGGCGGGGAGGGCGTCGCGGCCCGCCTCGACGTGGACCTCGGCGGGCTGTCCCCGTCGGTCGTGCACGTGGCCTGCGGCGGCATCGACCACGGTTTCGTCGACGCAGCCCTGAAGCTGGCCGTGCTCACCGAGACCGACCTGACCGGCCAGAAGACGGCCGGCCGGGACGGTGCGCGGATGCCGGTGCGGCGGCGCAAGACCATCGACCCGCTGACCCTGGAGACGGGCGACTACATCGTCCACGAGCAGCACGGCGTGGGCCGCTACATCGAGATGGTGCAGCGCACGGTGCAGGGCGCGACCCGCGAGTACCTGGTGGTGGAGTACGCCCCGGCCAAGCGCGGCCAGCCCGGCGACCGCCTGTACATCCCCACCGACCAGCTCGAACAGATCACCAAGTACGTCGGCGGCGAGGCGCCCACCCTGCACCGGCTCGGCGGCGCCGACTGGACGAAGACCAAGGCGCGGGCGAAGAAGGCGGTCAAGGAGATCGCCGCCGACCTGATCAGGCTCTACAGCGCGCGGATGGCGGCGCCCGGGCACGCCTTCGGCTCGGACACGCCGTGGCAGCGCGAGCTGGAGGACGCCTTCCCGTACGCGGAGACCCCGGACCAGCTCACCACGATCGCCGAGGTCAAGGAGGACATGGAGAAGTCGGTCCCGATGGACCGCCTGATCTGCGGCGACGTCGGCTACGGCAAGACGGAGATCGCGGTCCGCGCCGCCTTCAAGGCCGTCCAGGACGGCAAGCAGGTCGCGGTCCTGGTCCCGACGACGCTGCTGGTGCAACAGCACTTCGGCACGTTCTCCGAGCGGTACGCGCAGTTCCCGGTGAACGTCAGAGCGCTCTCCCGCTTCCAGACCGACACCGAGGCCAAGACGGTCCTGGAGGGTCTCGGGGACGGCGCGGTGGACATCGTCATCGGCACCCACCGCCTGTTCTCCTCGCAGACGAAGTTCAAGGACCTCGGCCTGGTCATCGTCGACGAGGAGCAGCGCTTCGGTGTCGAGCACAAGGAGCAGCTGAAGAAGCTCCGGGCGAACGTCGACGTCCTGACGATGTCGGCGACCCCGATCCCGCGCACGCTGGAGATGGCGGTCACCGGCATCCGGGAGATGTCGACGATCACCACGCCGCCCGAGGAGCGGCACCCGGTGCTGACGTTCGTCGGGCCGTACGAGGAGAAGCAGATCGGCGCGGCGATCCGCCGCGAACTGCTGCGCGAGGGCCAGGTCTTCTACATCCACAACCGGGTGGAGTCCATCGACCGTGCCACGGCCCGGCTGCGGGAGATCGTCCCCGAGGCGCGCATCGCCACGGCCCACGGCCAGATGTCGGAGGCGGCCCTCGAACAGGTCGTCGTCGACTTCTGGGAGAAGAAGTTCGACGTGCTGGTCTCGACGACGATCGTCGAGTCCGGCATCGACATCTCCAACGCCAACACCCTGATCGTGGAGCGCGGCGACAACTTCGGCCTGTCCCAGCTCCACCAGCTGCGCGGCCGGGTGGGCCGGGGCCGCGAGCGCGGCTACGCCTACTTCCTGTACCCGCCGGAGAAGCCGCTGACGGAGACGGCCCACGAGCGCCTGGCGACCATCGCGCAGCACACCGAGATGGGCGCGGGCATGTACGTGGCGATGAAGGACCTGGAGATCCGCGGCGCCGGAAACCTGCTGGGCGGCGAGCAGTCCGGGCACATCGCGGGCGTCGGCTTCGACCTCTACGTCCGCATGGTCGGCGAGGCGGTCGCGGACTACCGGCGGCAGCTGGAGACGGGAGAGATCCAGGAGGAGCCGCCGCTCGAGGTCAAGATCGAGCTGCCGGTCGACGCGCACGTCCCGCACGACTACGCGCCCGGCGAGCGGTTGCGCCTCCAGGCCTACCGGTCCATCGCCTCCGCCGACTCCGAGGAGGACATCAAGGCCGTCCGCGAGGAACTCACCGACCGCTACGGCAAGTTGCCCGAGCCGGTGGAGAACCTGCTGCTGGTGGCCGGGCTGCGCATGCTCGCCCGCGCCTGCGGCGTCGGCGAGATCGTGCTCCAGGGCAACAACATCCGCTTCGCCCCGGTGGAACTGCGCGAGTCGCAGGAGCTGCGCGTCAAGCGCCTCTACCCGGGCTCGGTGATCAAGCCGGCCGTCCACCAGGTCCTCGTGCCCCGGCCCAAGACCGCGAAGATCGGCGGCAAGCCGCTGGTCGGCCGTGAACTGCTGGGCTGGGTGGGGGAGTTCCTGGCGTCCATTCTGGGCTCGTAG
- a CDS encoding ABC transporter permease: protein MTVLKTSLRNFFAHKGRMALSAVAVLLSVAFVCGTLVFTDTMNTTFDKLFQATSSDVTVSTKTSSDTGETTSRTGKPPVLPASVLGEVRRAQGVRAAEGTVFSTSVTVVDADKDKLSPSSGAPTIVGNWNNNDSRTMKITSGTAPKGPDQVMVDADTAGKHHLKLGDEIGLITAVGTHRAHVSGIAAFTVTNPGAAIFYLDTPTAQRTLVGRTGVYTNVNVTAVKGVTDEQLKKNVSAALGAGYKVQTAKEVADANQKDIESFLNVMKYGMLGFAGIAFLVGIFLIINTFSMLVAQRTREIGLMRAIGSSRRQVNRSVLVEALLLGVIGSVLGVGAGVGIAVALMKIMGQAGMNLSTDDLTVAWTTPVIGLVLGVVVTVLAAYLPARRAGKISPMAALRDAGTPADGRAGTIRAVVGLVLTGAGAASLFAAAEAAKATQGSAWLGLGVVLTLIGLVVVGPLLVGGLVRVLSVVLLRIFGPVGRMAERNALRNPRRTGATGAALMIGLALVACLSVVGSSMVASATDQLDKTVGTDFIIQSDNGEVITPQAVKAVKDAPGLERVTEYKLVDVSLTTPDGGTSKNEMINAADPTYAQDLRTKTVSGTLADAYGPDSMSVPEGFAKKHGIKQGSTVEVGFKGGRTAALTVRAITSDDGLIDNGAMYVSIATVGKYLPADRMPLDLLLFATAKDGQETAAYQALKSALHDYPQYTVRDQTDYKKELENQIGQLLDMVYALLALAIIVAVLGVVNTLALSVVERTREIGLMRAIGLSRRQLRRMIRLESVVIALFGALLGLGLGMGWGATAQKLLALEGLKVLEIPWVTIIVVFVGSALVGLFASLVPAFRAGRMNVLNAIATD from the coding sequence ATGACCGTCCTGAAGACCTCCCTGCGCAACTTCTTCGCGCACAAGGGCCGCATGGCGCTGTCGGCCGTGGCGGTGCTGCTGTCGGTGGCCTTCGTGTGCGGCACGCTGGTTTTCACCGACACCATGAACACGACGTTCGACAAGCTGTTCCAGGCGACGTCCTCGGACGTCACGGTCAGCACCAAGACCTCGTCCGACACCGGTGAGACCACCTCCCGCACCGGCAAGCCGCCGGTCCTGCCGGCCTCCGTGCTCGGCGAGGTGCGCCGGGCCCAGGGCGTGCGGGCGGCCGAGGGAACGGTGTTCTCCACCTCCGTGACCGTCGTCGACGCCGACAAGGACAAGCTCTCGCCCAGCAGCGGCGCGCCCACCATCGTCGGCAACTGGAACAACAACGACTCCCGCACCATGAAGATCACCTCCGGTACGGCGCCCAAGGGCCCGGACCAGGTGATGGTCGACGCCGACACCGCCGGCAAGCACCACCTGAAGCTCGGTGACGAGATCGGTCTGATCACCGCGGTCGGCACCCATCGCGCGCACGTGTCCGGCATCGCCGCCTTCACCGTCACCAACCCCGGCGCGGCGATCTTCTACCTGGACACCCCGACCGCCCAGCGGACCCTGGTCGGCCGGACCGGTGTGTACACGAACGTCAACGTCACCGCCGTCAAGGGCGTCACCGACGAGCAGCTGAAGAAGAACGTGTCCGCCGCGCTCGGCGCCGGCTACAAGGTGCAGACGGCCAAGGAGGTCGCCGACGCCAACCAGAAGGACATCGAGAGCTTCCTGAACGTGATGAAGTACGGGATGCTCGGCTTCGCCGGAATCGCCTTCCTCGTCGGCATCTTCCTGATCATCAACACCTTCTCGATGCTGGTCGCCCAGCGCACCCGGGAGATCGGCCTGATGCGCGCCATCGGCTCCTCCCGCCGCCAGGTCAACCGGTCCGTGCTGGTCGAGGCGCTGCTGCTGGGCGTAATCGGCTCCGTGCTCGGCGTCGGGGCGGGCGTCGGCATCGCGGTCGCCCTGATGAAGATCATGGGTCAGGCGGGCATGAACCTGTCCACCGACGACCTCACGGTCGCCTGGACCACCCCCGTCATCGGCCTGGTCCTCGGCGTGGTCGTCACCGTCCTCGCCGCCTACCTGCCCGCCCGGCGGGCCGGCAAGATCTCCCCGATGGCCGCCCTGCGCGACGCGGGCACCCCGGCCGACGGCAGGGCCGGGACGATCCGTGCCGTCGTCGGCCTGGTCCTCACCGGCGCGGGCGCCGCGAGCCTGTTCGCCGCCGCCGAGGCCGCGAAGGCCACCCAGGGCTCGGCGTGGCTGGGTCTGGGCGTGGTGCTCACCCTGATCGGCCTCGTCGTCGTCGGCCCGCTGCTCGTGGGCGGCCTGGTCCGCGTACTCAGCGTGGTCCTGCTGCGGATCTTCGGCCCGGTCGGGCGGATGGCCGAGCGCAACGCGCTCCGCAACCCGCGCCGCACCGGCGCCACCGGCGCCGCGCTGATGATCGGCCTCGCCCTGGTGGCCTGCCTGTCGGTGGTCGGCTCCTCGATGGTGGCCTCCGCCACCGACCAGCTCGACAAGACCGTCGGCACGGACTTCATCATCCAGAGCGACAACGGCGAGGTCATCACCCCGCAGGCGGTGAAGGCCGTGAAGGACGCCCCGGGGCTGGAGCGGGTCACCGAGTACAAGCTCGTGGACGTCTCCCTGACCACGCCGGACGGCGGTACGTCCAAGAACGAGATGATCAACGCGGCCGACCCGACCTACGCCCAGGACCTGCGCACCAAGACGGTCTCCGGCACGCTCGCCGACGCCTACGGGCCCGACTCGATGTCCGTCCCCGAGGGCTTCGCCAAGAAGCACGGCATCAAGCAGGGGTCCACGGTCGAGGTCGGGTTCAAGGGCGGCAGGACGGCCGCGCTCACGGTCCGCGCGATCACCAGCGACGACGGCTTGATCGACAACGGCGCGATGTACGTCTCGATCGCCACGGTCGGAAAGTACCTGCCCGCCGACCGGATGCCGCTCGACCTGCTGCTCTTCGCCACAGCCAAGGACGGGCAGGAGACCGCCGCGTACCAGGCGCTCAAGTCCGCGCTGCACGACTACCCGCAGTACACCGTCCGCGACCAGACCGACTACAAGAAGGAGCTGGAGAACCAGATCGGCCAGCTGCTCGACATGGTCTACGCACTGCTCGCTCTGGCGATCATCGTCGCCGTCCTGGGCGTGGTGAACACCCTGGCGCTGTCGGTGGTCGAGCGGACGAGGGAGATCGGCCTGATGCGGGCGATCGGCCTCTCCCGCCGCCAGCTGCGCCGCATGATCCGCCTGGAGTCCGTGGTGATCGCCCTGTTCGGCGCGCTGCTCGGCCTGGGGCTCGGCATGGGCTGGGGCGCGACCGCCCAGAAGCTCCTCGCCCTCGAGGGCCTGAAGGTCCTGGAGATCCCCTGGGTCACGATCATCGTGGTCTTCGTCGGCTCGGCCCTCGTGGGCCTGTTCGCCTCACTGGTCCCGGCCTTCCGGGCCGGCCGGATGAACGTCCTGAACGCGATCGCGACCGACTAG
- a CDS encoding ABC transporter ATP-binding protein: MTTAVTIPRHGGTGGTTAVAARARQVVKAYGAGETRVVALDHVDVDIARGRFTAIMGPSGSGKSTLMHCLAGLDTVTSGQIYLDETEITGLKDKKLTQLRRDRIGFIFQAFNLLPTLNALENITLPMDIAGRKPDGKWLEQVVETVGLAGRLKHRPNQLSGGQQQRVAVARALAARPEIIFGDEPTGNLDSRAGAEVLGFLRRSVDDLGQTIVMVTHDPVAASHADRVLYLADGRIVDEMHQPTADQVLDRMKDFDARGRTS; encoded by the coding sequence GTGACAACGGCTGTGACCATTCCCAGGCACGGGGGTACTGGAGGGACTACGGCCGTCGCCGCGCGGGCGCGGCAGGTCGTGAAGGCGTACGGGGCCGGGGAGACCCGGGTCGTCGCCCTCGACCACGTCGACGTCGACATCGCCCGCGGCCGGTTCACCGCGATCATGGGTCCCTCGGGCTCCGGCAAGTCCACGCTGATGCACTGCCTCGCCGGTCTCGACACCGTGACGAGCGGACAGATCTACCTGGACGAGACCGAGATCACCGGGCTGAAGGACAAGAAGCTCACGCAGCTGCGCCGGGACCGGATCGGTTTCATCTTCCAGGCGTTCAACCTGCTGCCCACGCTGAACGCGCTGGAGAACATCACCCTGCCCATGGACATCGCCGGCCGCAAGCCGGACGGGAAGTGGCTGGAGCAGGTGGTGGAGACCGTCGGTCTCGCGGGGCGGCTCAAGCACCGGCCCAACCAGCTCTCCGGCGGCCAGCAGCAGCGCGTCGCCGTGGCCCGGGCCCTGGCCGCCCGGCCCGAGATCATCTTCGGTGACGAGCCGACCGGCAACCTGGACTCCCGCGCGGGCGCCGAGGTGCTGGGCTTCCTGCGCCGGTCCGTGGACGACCTGGGCCAGACGATCGTGATGGTCACGCACGACCCGGTGGCCGCCTCCCACGCCGACCGCGTGCTGTACCTCGCCGACGGCCGGATCGTCGACGAGATGCACCAGCCGACGGCCGATCAGGTCCTGGACCGCATGAAGGACTTCGACGCCCGGGGGCGTACGTCATGA
- a CDS encoding MFS transporter — protein MGGTEPATRQVARSGAADRRGAVVAALMLAMALAALDSTIVSTAVPQIVGDLGGFSVFSWLFSGYLLAVTVSLPVYGKLSDTFGRKPVLVAGAVVFLVGSLLCAGAWNMGALIAFRVVQGLGGGALQGTVQTLAADLYPLEQRPRIQAKLSTVWAVSAIAGPALGGVLAAYADWRWIFLVNLPIGAAALWLIVRHLREPERERRSRPRVDWAGALAVFACAGALLTAVVQGGVAWPWLSAPSLALFGTGLALAAAVVVIERRAADPILPGWVWRRRTIAAVNLALGALGLLMVAPTVFLPTYAQSVLGLAPVAAGFVLSVWTLSWPLSAALSQHVYRRIGFRNTAMLGIGAAALTLFAFPFLPYPGAAWQPTALMLVLGAALGLFQLPLLVGVQSTVGWSERGTATASVLFCRQTGQTLGASVFGAVANGVLATRLGGASDLDSVTRALSSGTAPEATRRAIADAVHAVYLGAGCAAALAFTVLLVLAPRRFPVLKE, from the coding sequence GTGGGCGGCACCGAACCCGCGACACGGCAGGTTGCCCGGTCCGGCGCGGCCGACCGGCGGGGCGCGGTCGTGGCCGCGCTGATGCTGGCCATGGCGCTGGCCGCGCTCGACTCGACGATCGTGTCGACGGCCGTGCCGCAGATCGTCGGGGACCTGGGCGGCTTCTCCGTGTTCTCCTGGCTGTTCTCCGGCTATCTGCTGGCCGTGACAGTGAGCCTGCCCGTCTACGGCAAGCTGTCCGACACCTTCGGGCGCAAACCGGTGCTGGTCGCGGGCGCGGTCGTCTTCCTCGTCGGCTCCCTGCTGTGCGCCGGCGCCTGGAACATGGGCGCGCTGATCGCCTTCCGCGTCGTGCAGGGCCTGGGCGGCGGGGCGTTGCAGGGCACGGTCCAGACACTCGCCGCCGACCTGTACCCGCTGGAGCAGCGCCCGAGGATCCAGGCGAAGCTCTCCACGGTGTGGGCGGTGTCGGCGATCGCCGGACCCGCGCTGGGCGGTGTCCTGGCCGCCTACGCCGACTGGCGCTGGATCTTCCTGGTCAACCTGCCGATCGGCGCCGCCGCCCTGTGGCTGATCGTCCGCCATCTGCGCGAGCCCGAGCGGGAGCGGCGGTCCCGCCCGCGCGTCGACTGGGCGGGCGCGCTGGCAGTGTTCGCGTGCGCGGGCGCCCTGCTCACCGCGGTGGTGCAGGGCGGGGTGGCGTGGCCCTGGCTGTCGGCGCCGTCGCTCGCCCTGTTCGGTACGGGACTCGCGCTGGCCGCCGCCGTGGTGGTGATCGAGCGGCGGGCGGCCGACCCGATCCTGCCGGGCTGGGTGTGGCGCCGCCGTACGATCGCCGCGGTGAACCTCGCCTTGGGCGCCCTGGGGTTGCTGATGGTCGCGCCCACGGTCTTCCTGCCGACATACGCCCAGTCGGTGCTCGGCCTGGCACCGGTCGCGGCCGGATTCGTCCTGTCGGTCTGGACGCTGAGCTGGCCGCTGTCGGCGGCGCTCAGCCAGCACGTCTACCGGCGGATCGGCTTCCGCAACACCGCCATGCTCGGCATCGGCGCGGCGGCCCTGACCCTGTTCGCCTTCCCCTTCCTGCCCTATCCCGGCGCCGCCTGGCAGCCGACCGCGCTGATGCTGGTGCTGGGCGCGGCCCTCGGGCTGTTCCAGCTCCCCCTCCTCGTGGGCGTGCAGTCGACGGTGGGGTGGTCGGAGCGGGGCACCGCCACCGCCTCGGTCCTCTTCTGCCGCCAGACCGGCCAGACGCTCGGCGCCTCCGTCTTCGGCGCGGTCGCCAACGGGGTGCTGGCCACGCGCCTCGGCGGCGCGAGCGACCTGGACTCGGTGACGAGGGCGCTGAGTTCGGGCACGGCCCCCGAGGCCACCCGGCGGGCCATCGCGGACGCGGTCCACGCGGTGTACTTGGGCGCGGGGTGCGCGGCGGCGCTGGCGTTCACGGTGCTGCTGGTGCTGGCGCCGCGACGCTTCCCCGTACTGAAGGAGTAG
- a CDS encoding cellulose-binding protein: MGSAPMSLHGFVAVRGRGYRPDQVNAFADALSDGRDAAWERAARLTVLARTMEEELATLREKLTGLGEQSYESLGEGARRLYELGLEEARTVRERARQEGDELLDAARTYVDGTLQDARAYADAVHAEADERARLRLLEGQAEAEGIRISVRREVKESRGVALAALREARQRASGMLTEQSREQADALVDAEQEVTERQAGLEVRHTERVAAAETALSEAEQALVDAREAARRDPEEARVRAAEMLAEARLRADRIALETEQVLREHGEVWDAVRTQMETVQDSITALKEGAWAE; encoded by the coding sequence ATGGGCAGCGCACCGATGTCGCTCCACGGCTTCGTGGCCGTACGGGGACGCGGCTACCGCCCCGATCAGGTGAACGCCTTCGCGGACGCCCTCTCCGACGGCCGGGACGCCGCCTGGGAACGGGCCGCGCGGCTGACCGTCCTGGCCAGGACCATGGAGGAGGAGCTCGCAACTCTGCGGGAGAAGCTCACCGGGCTCGGCGAGCAGTCCTACGAGTCGCTGGGCGAGGGCGCCCGGCGGCTGTACGAACTGGGGCTGGAGGAGGCGAGGACGGTCCGGGAGCGGGCGCGGCAGGAGGGGGACGAACTCCTCGATGCGGCGCGGACGTATGTCGACGGCACGCTCCAGGACGCGCGGGCGTACGCCGACGCCGTACACGCCGAGGCCGACGAGCGGGCCCGGCTGCGGCTCCTCGAGGGCCAGGCGGAGGCCGAGGGCATCCGGATCTCGGTGCGGCGCGAGGTGAAGGAGTCACGCGGCGTGGCGCTGGCGGCGCTGCGGGAGGCGCGGCAGCGCGCGTCCGGGATGCTCACCGAGCAGTCCCGCGAGCAGGCGGACGCGCTGGTGGACGCGGAGCAAGAGGTGACGGAGCGTCAGGCCGGTCTGGAGGTGCGGCACACCGAACGGGTGGCGGCCGCCGAGACGGCGCTGTCCGAGGCGGAACAGGCCCTCGTCGACGCGCGGGAGGCGGCGCGGCGGGACCCGGAGGAGGCGCGCGTGCGGGCGGCGGAGATGCTGGCCGAGGCCCGGTTGCGGGCCGACCGGATCGCCCTTGAGACCGAGCAGGTGCTGCGCGAGCACGGCGAGGTGTGGGACGCCGTACGGACCCAGATGGAAACCGTGCAGGACAGCATCACGGCCCTGAAGGAAGGAGCCTGGGCCGAGTAG